The Catenulispora sp. EB89 genome has a segment encoding these proteins:
- a CDS encoding dihydrolipoamide acetyltransferase family protein — protein sequence MGEIKRFNLPDVGEGLTEAEILAWSVKVGDLVTVNQILVEIETAKAAVELPSPWAGKVVELLVDEGQTVDVGTPIIGIDLDPSTPSAPSAPAAGGRDDMTAGVAATAEAKAAPAGSGTNGDKREAVLVGYGVKQAASSRRPRKASGAAPSAADVMGAAVREEPVVDDVPAPAYYGQSAAPEQAAPAVRVATTSVPAAPVAPAGPAAPIGAKPLAKPPVRKLAKDLGIDLALVVPTGANGTVTRDDVHAAASGTQTAPAAAGEAAPAAAAPFVNGERRVPIKGVRKATAAAMVQSAFTAPHVTEFLTVDVTPTMKFVQRLKEMPDFKGVRVSPLLLVAKAFLVAMARNPEINARWDEANGEIVYFDHVTLGIAAATPRGLLVPNVKGADLLPLVELGRALNKLTDVAREGKTSLADMSGATATITNVGVFGVDTGTPILNPGEASILAFGAVREQPWMHKGKVKPRQVTTLALSFDHRLVDGELGSKVLRDVGAVLADPLTALAWS from the coding sequence ATGGGTGAGATCAAGAGATTCAACCTCCCGGACGTCGGCGAGGGTCTGACCGAGGCCGAGATCCTGGCCTGGTCGGTCAAGGTCGGCGACCTGGTCACGGTCAACCAGATCCTGGTCGAGATCGAGACCGCGAAGGCCGCCGTCGAGCTGCCCTCGCCGTGGGCCGGCAAGGTCGTCGAGCTGCTGGTGGACGAGGGGCAGACGGTCGACGTCGGCACCCCGATCATCGGGATCGACCTCGACCCGAGCACGCCGAGCGCTCCGAGCGCTCCGGCGGCCGGCGGCCGGGACGACATGACCGCCGGCGTCGCGGCCACCGCCGAGGCCAAGGCCGCGCCGGCCGGCTCGGGCACGAACGGCGACAAGCGCGAGGCCGTCCTGGTCGGCTACGGCGTAAAGCAGGCCGCTTCCAGCCGCCGTCCGCGCAAGGCCTCCGGCGCGGCGCCGTCCGCGGCCGACGTCATGGGCGCCGCGGTCCGCGAGGAGCCGGTCGTCGACGACGTCCCGGCCCCCGCGTACTACGGCCAGTCCGCGGCGCCGGAGCAGGCCGCTCCGGCGGTCCGGGTCGCGACCACGAGCGTGCCCGCTGCTCCGGTGGCTCCGGCCGGTCCGGCCGCGCCGATCGGCGCCAAGCCGCTGGCCAAGCCGCCGGTCCGCAAGCTCGCCAAGGACCTCGGCATCGACCTGGCGCTGGTGGTCCCGACGGGCGCCAACGGCACGGTGACCCGGGACGACGTGCACGCGGCCGCCTCCGGGACGCAGACCGCGCCGGCCGCCGCCGGCGAGGCCGCCCCGGCTGCCGCCGCGCCCTTCGTCAACGGCGAGCGCCGCGTCCCGATCAAGGGCGTGCGCAAGGCGACCGCCGCGGCGATGGTGCAGTCGGCGTTCACCGCGCCGCACGTCACCGAGTTCCTGACGGTCGACGTCACCCCGACCATGAAGTTCGTGCAGCGTCTGAAGGAGATGCCGGACTTCAAGGGCGTGCGGGTGTCGCCGCTGCTGCTGGTCGCCAAGGCGTTCCTGGTGGCGATGGCGCGGAACCCGGAGATCAACGCGCGCTGGGACGAGGCCAACGGCGAGATCGTGTACTTCGACCACGTCACCCTGGGCATCGCGGCGGCCACGCCGCGCGGCCTGCTGGTGCCGAACGTCAAGGGCGCGGACCTGCTGCCGCTGGTGGAGCTGGGCCGCGCGCTCAACAAGCTCACCGACGTGGCGCGCGAGGGCAAGACCTCGCTGGCCGACATGAGCGGCGCCACGGCGACGATCACCAACGTCGGCGTGTTCGGCGTGGACACCGGCACCCCGATCCTGAACCCCGGCGAGGCGTCGATCCTGGCGTTCGGCGCGGTGCGGGAGCAGCCGTGGATGCACAAGGGCAAGGTGAAGCCGCGTCAGGTGACCACGCTGGCGCTGTCCTTCGACCACCGCCTGGTCGACGGCGAGCTGGGCTCGAAGGTGCTGCGGGACGTCGGTGCGGTGCTGGCCGATCCGCTGACCGCGCTGGCCTGGAGCTGA
- the pdhA gene encoding pyruvate dehydrogenase (acetyl-transferring) E1 component subunit alpha: MVTSRKGAGGKTAAKKKAGATNPDLVQLLTPEGDLVEHPEYSIDLTPEEYRGLYRDMVLVRRIDAEGTALQRQGELGLWAPLLGQEAAQVGSGRAQTAEDYAFPTYREHGVAWCRDVDPVNLLGMFRGVNNGGWDPNEKNFHLYTIVIGSQTLHATGYAMGMQRDGREGAVIAYFGDGASSQGDVNEAFVFASVNNAPVVFFCQNNQWAISEPNERQFRVPLYQRAAGFGFPGVRVDGNDVLACLAVTRAALEHARSGNGPMLVEAFTYRMGAHTTTDDPTRYRSADELEEWKAKDPIMRMRAFLENSKNADEAFFKEVDDEADAVAADIRARCVAMTDPQPISIFDHVYAEPHPLMDEERAEYGAYWESFEGAH; this comes from the coding sequence GTGGTGACCTCACGCAAGGGCGCGGGTGGCAAGACCGCTGCTAAGAAGAAGGCCGGGGCCACGAACCCCGACCTCGTGCAGCTACTGACGCCCGAAGGGGATCTGGTCGAGCACCCCGAGTACTCGATCGACCTGACGCCCGAGGAGTACCGCGGCCTGTACCGGGACATGGTCCTGGTCCGCCGCATCGATGCCGAAGGCACGGCGCTGCAGCGCCAGGGCGAGCTGGGGCTGTGGGCCCCGCTGCTGGGCCAGGAGGCCGCGCAGGTCGGCTCCGGCCGCGCGCAGACCGCCGAGGACTATGCCTTCCCCACCTACCGCGAGCACGGCGTGGCGTGGTGCCGCGACGTGGACCCGGTGAACCTGCTCGGGATGTTCCGCGGCGTGAACAACGGCGGCTGGGACCCGAACGAGAAGAACTTCCACCTCTACACGATCGTGATCGGCTCGCAGACGCTGCACGCCACCGGCTACGCCATGGGCATGCAGCGCGACGGCCGTGAGGGGGCGGTGATCGCCTACTTCGGCGACGGTGCGTCCTCCCAGGGCGACGTCAACGAGGCGTTCGTCTTCGCCAGCGTGAACAACGCGCCGGTGGTGTTCTTCTGCCAGAACAACCAGTGGGCCATCTCCGAGCCCAACGAGCGCCAGTTCCGCGTCCCGCTGTACCAGCGCGCCGCCGGCTTCGGTTTCCCGGGCGTGCGGGTGGACGGCAACGACGTCCTGGCCTGCCTGGCCGTCACGCGCGCCGCCCTGGAGCACGCGCGCAGCGGCAACGGCCCGATGCTGGTCGAAGCCTTCACCTACCGCATGGGTGCGCACACCACCACCGACGACCCGACGCGCTACCGCAGTGCGGACGAGTTGGAGGAGTGGAAGGCCAAGGACCCGATCATGCGCATGCGCGCCTTCCTGGAGAACAGCAAGAACGCCGACGAGGCGTTCTTCAAGGAGGTCGACGACGAGGCGGACGCGGTCGCCGCGGACATCCGGGCCCGCTGCGTGGCCATGACGGACCCGCAGCCGATCTCGATCTTCGACCACGTCTACGCCGAGCCGCACCCCCTGATGGACGAGGAGCGCGCAGAGTACGGGGCTTACTGGGAATCTTTCGAGGGTGCTCACTGA
- a CDS encoding FHA domain-containing protein → MGGPSFGNGAWQPPDHRPSDAERDDAIEALAAGAEAGRLSGDTFARRIDQALAVRSHTELTQLVSDLPIPAQDPGFGQRVLNAVSAVAHFRFKVKAAWRGPSLPRLSLPGGPQGILRIGRMPECDLQLFDTTVSRYHAEFRRSPTGWFLVDLGSTNGTRVNGWRITAPTAVHPGDEVAFGSVVFSLNGR, encoded by the coding sequence ATGGGAGGTCCTTCGTTCGGGAACGGGGCGTGGCAGCCACCGGACCACCGGCCATCTGATGCCGAGCGCGACGACGCCATCGAGGCTCTGGCCGCCGGCGCCGAGGCCGGCCGGCTCTCCGGCGACACGTTCGCCCGGCGCATCGACCAGGCCCTGGCGGTGCGGTCGCACACCGAGCTGACCCAGCTCGTCTCCGACCTGCCGATCCCGGCCCAGGACCCGGGCTTCGGCCAGCGCGTACTGAACGCGGTGTCGGCCGTCGCGCACTTCCGCTTCAAGGTCAAGGCGGCCTGGCGCGGCCCCTCCCTGCCGCGCCTGTCCCTGCCCGGCGGCCCCCAGGGCATCCTGCGCATCGGCCGCATGCCCGAATGCGACCTCCAGCTGTTCGACACCACGGTGTCCCGCTACCACGCCGAGTTCCGCCGCTCCCCGACCGGCTGGTTCCTGGTCGACCTGGGCTCCACCAACGGCACTCGGGTCAACGGCTGGCGCATCACCGCACCCACCGCCGTCCACCCCGGCGACGAGGTGGCATTCGGCTCGGTGGTCTTCTCCCTCAACGGCCGCTGA
- a CDS encoding FAD-dependent monooxygenase, giving the protein MKAIVVGAGFGGLTAAAGLFQRGWDVTVVERAPELRPVGSGLAVAPNGLRALDTLGAGDTVRKLAAFQGDAAVTRSDGRLIARTASQAIIRRFGDAVIPATRSSVMDVISGLLPTDAFRLGVEAKGVEPGSASQRPRLLTDSGPLEADLIVAADGVNSVLRKALFPEHPGAVYSGITAWRLLVPTPKGDFLPGEVWGGSKVFGITPLVDGRTYAYAADYAEPGITYPDEKAELLRRFGTWHFPVPQLISAADSETVLHNDIYEIAKPLSAYHRGAVAILGDAAHAMTPHLGQGANQAMEDGVTLAALVGPSKSSAEVVTALAHYTALRAPRGADMVRRSHRMGALTQSTSRPKEALRNLGMRLAGRLVPDLALRAMDPVVAWQPPR; this is encoded by the coding sequence ATGAAGGCGATCGTGGTGGGCGCGGGATTCGGGGGACTCACAGCAGCGGCGGGGCTGTTCCAGCGCGGGTGGGACGTGACGGTCGTCGAGCGCGCGCCGGAGCTGCGGCCGGTGGGCTCGGGCCTGGCTGTTGCGCCGAACGGGTTGCGGGCGCTGGACACACTGGGAGCCGGCGACACGGTGCGGAAGCTGGCGGCGTTCCAGGGGGACGCCGCGGTGACCCGCTCGGACGGCCGGTTGATCGCCCGCACGGCGAGCCAGGCCATCATCCGGCGGTTCGGGGACGCGGTGATCCCCGCGACTCGGTCCTCGGTGATGGACGTGATCTCCGGGCTGTTGCCGACGGATGCGTTCCGGTTGGGGGTCGAGGCCAAGGGGGTCGAGCCGGGTAGCGCTTCTCAGCGACCGCGTCTGCTGACCGACTCCGGGCCTCTGGAAGCGGACCTGATCGTCGCCGCGGACGGAGTGAACTCGGTTCTTCGCAAAGCTCTGTTTCCAGAGCATCCCGGCGCTGTCTACAGCGGTATCACCGCGTGGCGCCTTCTCGTTCCGACGCCTAAAGGTGACTTCTTGCCTGGCGAGGTATGGGGCGGCAGCAAGGTCTTCGGGATCACACCACTGGTGGACGGCCGGACGTATGCCTATGCCGCCGACTACGCCGAACCCGGAATCACCTATCCGGACGAGAAGGCCGAGCTGCTCAGGCGTTTCGGCACCTGGCACTTCCCGGTCCCCCAGCTCATCTCCGCCGCAGATTCCGAGACCGTTCTGCACAACGACATCTACGAGATCGCCAAGCCGTTGTCCGCGTACCACCGCGGTGCCGTCGCGATCCTCGGCGACGCCGCGCACGCCATGACGCCGCACCTGGGTCAGGGAGCGAATCAGGCCATGGAGGACGGCGTGACGTTGGCGGCGCTTGTGGGGCCGTCTAAGAGCTCTGCAGAGGTTGTCACTGCACTAGCGCACTACACCGCCCTGCGCGCCCCGAGAGGAGCGGACATGGTGCGCCGGTCGCATCGGATGGGGGCTCTGACCCAGAGCACGTCGCGGCCCAAGGAAGCGTTGCGGAACCTGGGGATGCGACTCGCCGGGCGACTCGTGCCGGATCTGGCGCTTCGCGCGATGGATCCGGTGGTCGCGTGGCAGCCGCCCCGGTGA
- the pheA gene encoding prephenate dehydratase, producing the protein MTENASPPVLTRYGFLGPAGTFTEAALLRVPGAREAERVPYESVPAALDAVRRGEVAGAVVAFENSVEGAVPATLDDLSTEEPPLHIVREILLPVEFALMGRPDTALADIKTVSSHPHAYPQCRRWLAENLPDARWVAASSNADAARLVSEGVHDAALAGSFAAPFYRLTLLAENIHDVNGAVTRFVMVVPPGAPPARTGADKTSLAVVLRDNHPGALLEILEEFAVRGVDLMRIESRPTRSKLGTYWFSIDCEGHLDDARVGEVLTGLRRVAAEVRYLGSYPRADGLAAEVRRGTSDEDFREAAEWLAGLRSR; encoded by the coding sequence ATGACCGAGAACGCGTCGCCTCCCGTCCTGACTCGCTACGGCTTCCTGGGCCCGGCGGGGACGTTTACCGAGGCGGCGCTTCTTCGCGTTCCCGGGGCCAGGGAGGCGGAGCGGGTTCCGTACGAGTCCGTCCCGGCCGCGCTGGACGCGGTGCGGCGCGGCGAGGTGGCGGGCGCGGTCGTCGCGTTCGAGAACTCGGTGGAGGGCGCGGTCCCGGCGACCCTCGACGACCTGTCCACCGAGGAACCGCCGCTGCACATCGTGCGGGAGATCCTGCTGCCGGTGGAGTTCGCGCTCATGGGGCGGCCGGACACGGCGCTCGCCGACATCAAGACGGTGTCGAGCCATCCGCACGCCTATCCGCAGTGCCGCCGCTGGCTGGCCGAGAACCTGCCGGACGCGCGCTGGGTCGCGGCGTCGTCCAACGCGGACGCGGCGCGGCTGGTCTCCGAAGGCGTGCACGACGCCGCCCTGGCGGGGTCCTTCGCGGCGCCGTTCTACCGGCTCACACTGCTCGCGGAGAACATCCACGACGTCAACGGGGCGGTCACCCGCTTCGTGATGGTGGTGCCGCCCGGCGCGCCGCCGGCCCGGACCGGCGCGGACAAGACGTCCCTCGCGGTGGTGCTGCGGGACAACCACCCCGGCGCGCTTCTTGAGATCCTTGAGGAGTTCGCGGTCCGGGGCGTGGACCTGATGCGCATCGAGTCCCGGCCCACGCGGTCGAAGCTGGGGACCTACTGGTTCTCCATCGACTGCGAGGGGCACCTCGACGACGCGCGGGTCGGGGAGGTGCTGACCGGCCTGCGGCGGGTCGCCGCCGAGGTCCGGTACCTCGGCAGCTACCCGCGCGCGGACGGGCTCGCCGCCGAGGTCCGCAGGGGGACCTCCGACGAGGACTTCCGCGAGGCCGCCGAGTGGTTGGCCGGCCTCAGGAGCCGATGA
- a CDS encoding TetR/AcrR family transcriptional regulator has translation MTSRPDLIGDTAIALLAERGLRGLTHRAVDEAAGLPPGSTSNHARTRSALLETTFARLCRLEAEVFEDAANPGGVLALGNPTPEIAADLVATQLHDTLTLRRAPSLARFELALEATRRPELRAIYDEAGAAFREPARGLMAALGSTDPDRDGRTFIAFSEGILFDSVAGAGNRTAPTREEIRTGLLQLFRGMLEDTAQ, from the coding sequence ATGACCTCCCGTCCGGACCTCATCGGAGACACCGCGATCGCCCTGCTCGCCGAACGCGGGCTGCGCGGGCTCACTCACCGCGCGGTCGACGAGGCCGCCGGCCTGCCGCCCGGGTCCACCTCCAACCACGCCCGGACCCGCAGCGCCCTGCTGGAGACGACGTTCGCCCGGCTGTGCCGCCTGGAGGCGGAGGTCTTCGAGGACGCGGCGAACCCCGGCGGCGTGCTGGCACTGGGGAATCCGACCCCGGAGATCGCCGCCGACCTGGTGGCCACCCAGCTGCACGACACCCTCACGCTCCGCCGCGCCCCGTCACTGGCCCGCTTCGAGCTCGCGCTGGAGGCGACGAGACGGCCGGAACTGCGCGCGATCTACGACGAAGCCGGCGCCGCCTTCCGTGAACCGGCGCGCGGTCTCATGGCGGCTCTCGGCTCCACCGATCCGGACCGCGACGGCCGCACGTTCATCGCCTTCAGCGAAGGGATCCTGTTCGACTCGGTCGCCGGGGCCGGCAACCGCACCGCTCCGACGCGCGAGGAGATCCGCACCGGCCTTCTCCAGCTCTTTCGAGGAATGCTGGAGGACACCGCACAGTAG
- a CDS encoding serpin family protein, with protein sequence MPRKQIAAIAAASLAALTACSSSGGTAQGKGSGSLVRTDAARATVGQGDLTAASASVNAFGVDIFHSVADGGEGNVMISPTSLATVLTMLMPGAKGQTEAQMARTLHTTMSPDQFANALGALDSATVQRELADKADLQQYDTVWTQQGYAIQPSYLQALASAFDAGIRETDFTDPDAARQTINKTVEDQTNGLIKDLFGPGSMSGDTRLALTDALYLKAKWADTFKKSETADRPFTLVNGTTANVSMMGNETSYAYAQGSGWQYAELPYEQNHLAMGILLPAAGSFDTFRKSLTADELTAMTGSAAPAPVDLELPKFSFDTSRDLGSALKSLGMTSVFDPNSADLSGIPAKAEPLHVGVVVQKTHVAVDEDGTTAAAASGVTVVAGAAAAPVQTTEMHVDRPFLFLIRDTVTGQIVFFGQVTDPRG encoded by the coding sequence ATGCCACGCAAGCAGATAGCCGCGATCGCCGCCGCGTCCCTCGCCGCTCTGACGGCGTGCTCGTCCTCCGGCGGCACCGCGCAGGGAAAGGGAAGCGGTTCGCTGGTGCGCACGGACGCCGCGCGGGCGACCGTCGGGCAGGGCGACCTGACCGCCGCCTCGGCCAGCGTGAACGCGTTCGGCGTCGACATCTTCCACTCCGTCGCCGACGGCGGCGAGGGGAACGTCATGATCTCGCCGACCAGCCTGGCCACCGTGCTGACCATGCTGATGCCCGGCGCCAAGGGGCAGACCGAGGCCCAGATGGCCAGGACCTTGCACACCACGATGTCCCCCGACCAGTTCGCGAACGCGCTCGGCGCCCTGGACTCGGCGACCGTGCAGCGCGAGCTCGCCGACAAGGCGGACCTCCAGCAGTACGACACCGTGTGGACGCAGCAGGGATACGCCATCCAGCCGTCGTATCTGCAGGCGCTGGCCTCGGCCTTCGACGCCGGCATCCGCGAGACCGACTTCACCGATCCCGACGCCGCGCGCCAGACGATCAACAAAACGGTCGAGGATCAGACGAACGGACTCATCAAGGACCTCTTCGGCCCCGGCTCGATGTCCGGAGACACCCGGCTCGCGCTCACCGATGCTCTGTACCTCAAGGCGAAGTGGGCCGACACCTTCAAGAAGAGCGAGACCGCGGACAGACCGTTCACGCTGGTGAACGGCACCACCGCCAACGTCTCGATGATGGGCAACGAGACCAGCTACGCATACGCGCAGGGCAGCGGCTGGCAGTACGCGGAACTGCCCTATGAGCAGAACCACCTGGCGATGGGCATCCTGCTCCCGGCCGCCGGCTCCTTCGACACCTTCCGCAAGTCGCTCACGGCCGACGAGCTCACCGCGATGACCGGCTCGGCCGCACCGGCGCCGGTGGACCTCGAACTGCCGAAGTTCAGCTTCGACACCAGCCGCGATCTGGGATCGGCGTTGAAGAGCCTGGGCATGACCTCCGTGTTCGACCCGAACTCTGCGGACCTCAGCGGCATCCCCGCCAAGGCCGAGCCGCTGCACGTGGGCGTGGTCGTGCAGAAGACGCACGTCGCCGTCGACGAGGACGGCACCACCGCGGCCGCGGCCTCGGGCGTCACAGTGGTGGCCGGCGCCGCCGCGGCTCCGGTGCAGACCACGGAAATGCACGTCGACCGGCCTTTCCTCTTCCTCATCCGGGACACCGTGACGGGCCAGATCGTGTTCTTCGGGCAGGTGACGGACCCCCGGGGGTAA
- a CDS encoding response regulator, with protein MHSDAVKSGITDSIRVFLLDDHELVRRGVGELLSAEPDIEVVGQAGSVAQALAAAEAARPDVALLDVRLPDGSGIEVCRELKSRVPGLGCLMLTSFSDDDALFGAIMAGAAGYVLKDIRGSALVDAVRTVARGGSLLDPTATEHLLSRLRVGIVSGEADREDAASKLASLTVSEKRILELIAEGLTNRQIGERLNLAEKTVKNYVTGILAKLAMQRRTQAAAFAVRHLPGRSQ; from the coding sequence GTGCACTCTGATGCGGTCAAGTCGGGTATAACGGACTCGATCCGGGTCTTCCTGCTGGACGACCACGAGTTGGTGCGGCGCGGAGTGGGCGAACTTCTGAGCGCCGAACCCGACATCGAGGTGGTCGGTCAGGCTGGCAGTGTGGCGCAGGCGCTGGCCGCCGCCGAGGCGGCCCGGCCGGACGTCGCCCTGCTGGACGTGCGGCTTCCCGACGGATCGGGCATCGAGGTGTGCCGCGAGCTGAAGTCGCGGGTGCCGGGTCTGGGCTGCCTGATGCTGACGTCGTTCTCGGACGACGACGCGTTGTTCGGCGCGATCATGGCCGGTGCGGCGGGCTACGTCCTGAAGGACATCCGGGGCTCCGCGCTCGTCGACGCGGTCCGGACGGTGGCGCGCGGGGGTTCGTTGCTCGACCCGACCGCCACCGAGCACCTTCTGAGCCGGCTGCGCGTGGGGATTGTGTCGGGGGAGGCCGACCGGGAGGACGCGGCGAGCAAACTGGCGTCCCTCACGGTGTCCGAGAAGCGGATTCTCGAGCTGATCGCCGAGGGTCTCACCAACCGGCAGATCGGCGAGCGCCTGAACCTGGCCGAGAAGACGGTGAAGAACTACGTCACCGGGATCCTGGCGAAGCTGGCCATGCAGCGGCGTACGCAGGCTGCTGCGTTCGCTGTGCGGCATCTCCCTGGGCGTTCGCAGTAG
- a CDS encoding carbon-nitrogen family hydrolase has translation MRVSLMQLVVDDTEAPEDRWNRAVKLVEAERETGAELVILPELWVAGGFDYKNWTGHAEPIADSRPIAALEKVRTQDGAGPEMWLHFGSYVERASDGTLYNTAVFRGPDGVQAQYRKIHRFGFSEGEATLMGAGEELVTVPSPWGTLGLATCYDIRFPELFRGLLDEGMEHLVVCSAWPEKRIEHWRVLLKARAIEDQVFVFATNCVGTNGGVALGGRSVVIDPWGNVVAEAGTGEEVLRVDVDPALVARTRSALPVLNDRRLR, from the coding sequence ATGCGCGTATCCCTCATGCAGCTTGTCGTCGACGACACGGAAGCACCCGAGGACCGCTGGAACCGTGCGGTGAAGCTGGTCGAGGCCGAGCGGGAGACCGGGGCGGAGCTGGTGATCCTGCCCGAGCTCTGGGTCGCGGGCGGCTTCGACTACAAGAACTGGACCGGTCACGCCGAGCCGATCGCCGACAGCCGGCCGATCGCCGCTCTGGAGAAGGTCCGGACACAAGACGGTGCGGGCCCGGAGATGTGGCTGCACTTCGGTTCCTATGTAGAGCGCGCGTCTGACGGGACTCTCTACAACACCGCGGTCTTCCGCGGCCCGGACGGTGTGCAGGCTCAATACCGCAAGATCCACCGGTTCGGCTTCAGCGAGGGCGAGGCGACCCTGATGGGCGCCGGAGAGGAACTCGTCACCGTTCCCTCTCCATGGGGAACACTGGGACTGGCTACGTGTTATGACATCCGTTTCCCCGAGCTGTTCCGGGGACTCCTGGACGAGGGCATGGAGCACCTGGTGGTCTGCTCGGCGTGGCCCGAGAAGCGGATCGAGCATTGGCGGGTGTTGCTCAAGGCCCGCGCGATCGAGGACCAGGTGTTCGTCTTCGCCACGAACTGTGTGGGGACGAACGGAGGGGTCGCTCTGGGGGGACGTTCCGTCGTCATCGATCCCTGGGGGAATGTCGTGGCCGAAGCGGGTACCGGTGAAGAGGTTCTGCGGGTGGATGTGGATCCGGCACTGGTCGCGCGGACACGGAGCGCGTTGCCTGTTCTGAACGACCGCCGCCTGCGCTGA
- a CDS encoding LamB/YcsF family protein: MIDLNADLGEGFGRWRLGDDDALLELVTSANVACGFHAGDPSTMRRVCAAAIGRGVRVGAQVGYRDLAGFGRRDIEYDPHELADDVLFQIGALDAFAKAAGDRVRYVKPHGALYNRIVHDAVQAEAVVRAVVAFSSAYDVQIPVLGLPGSVFLELASTAGLPTVAEAFADRAYTPQATLVPRSTPNSVLTDPDEVAGRAVEMAVSGTVAAIDGTIVNVAARSLCVHGDSPSAVALASAVRDGLRSVGVEVAAFT; this comes from the coding sequence ATGATCGACCTTAACGCAGATCTGGGCGAAGGCTTCGGCCGTTGGCGGCTCGGAGACGATGACGCCCTGCTGGAGCTGGTCACCAGCGCCAACGTCGCCTGCGGCTTCCACGCCGGCGATCCCTCCACCATGCGCCGGGTCTGTGCGGCGGCCATCGGCCGCGGCGTACGGGTCGGTGCCCAGGTCGGCTACCGTGACCTGGCCGGCTTCGGCCGCCGCGACATCGAGTACGACCCCCACGAGCTGGCTGACGATGTGCTCTTTCAGATCGGTGCCCTGGACGCCTTCGCCAAAGCAGCCGGCGACCGGGTGCGCTACGTGAAGCCGCACGGGGCTCTCTACAACCGTATCGTGCACGACGCGGTCCAAGCCGAGGCAGTCGTCCGCGCAGTGGTGGCATTCTCCTCCGCCTACGACGTCCAGATCCCGGTCCTGGGCCTTCCCGGCTCAGTATTCCTGGAACTGGCATCCACCGCAGGCCTTCCGACCGTAGCGGAAGCCTTCGCCGACCGCGCCTACACGCCCCAGGCGACCCTGGTCCCCCGCTCGACCCCGAATTCGGTCCTGACGGACCCGGACGAAGTAGCGGGCCGCGCGGTGGAGATGGCCGTGTCCGGAACCGTGGCGGCGATCGACGGAACGATAGTGAACGTGGCGGCGCGATCTTTGTGCGTGCACGGGGACTCGCCATCCGCGGTCGCGCTGGCGTCCGCGGTGCGAGACGGATTGCGGTCGGTGGGGGTCGAGGTCGCCGCGTTCACGTGA
- a CDS encoding alpha-ketoacid dehydrogenase subunit beta, whose product MSESTTKTQQISLSKGINLGLRRALEDDPKVLLMGEDIGKLGGVFRVTDGLQKDFGEARVVDTPLAESGIVGTAVGLALAGYRPVVEIQFDGFVYPAFDQIVTQVAKMRARALGKVSMPIVIRIPFGGGIGAVEHHSESPEAYFAMTAGLRVVAASNPVEAYWMIQQAIASDDPVIFFEPKRRYWDKAELDPTATPYPLYASRVVRPGTDATLVAYGPMVKTCLEAAAAAADEGRSLEVIDLRTLSPLDLEPVYASVRKTGRLITVHEASVFLGMGAEIAAKVTEKCFYSLEAPVLRVGAPHTPYPPSRVEEEFLPDLDRVLDAVDRAFAF is encoded by the coding sequence ATGTCAGAGTCGACTACCAAGACACAGCAGATCTCCCTCAGCAAGGGCATCAACCTGGGCCTGCGGCGGGCCCTGGAGGACGACCCGAAGGTCCTGCTCATGGGCGAGGACATCGGCAAGCTCGGCGGCGTCTTCCGCGTCACCGACGGCCTGCAGAAGGACTTCGGGGAAGCGCGGGTCGTGGACACCCCGCTGGCCGAGTCCGGCATCGTGGGCACCGCGGTCGGCCTGGCGCTGGCCGGCTACCGGCCGGTGGTGGAGATCCAGTTCGACGGGTTCGTCTACCCGGCCTTCGACCAGATCGTCACCCAGGTCGCCAAGATGCGGGCCCGGGCGCTGGGCAAGGTCAGCATGCCGATCGTGATCCGGATCCCGTTCGGCGGCGGCATCGGCGCGGTCGAGCACCACTCGGAGTCCCCCGAGGCGTACTTCGCCATGACCGCCGGCCTGCGTGTGGTCGCCGCGTCCAACCCGGTGGAGGCCTACTGGATGATCCAGCAGGCCATCGCCTCCGACGACCCGGTGATCTTCTTCGAGCCCAAGCGCCGGTACTGGGACAAGGCCGAGCTGGACCCGACCGCCACGCCGTACCCGCTCTACGCCTCCCGCGTGGTGCGCCCGGGCACGGACGCGACGCTGGTCGCCTACGGCCCGATGGTGAAGACCTGTCTGGAGGCCGCCGCGGCGGCTGCCGACGAGGGCCGCTCGCTGGAGGTCATCGACCTGCGCACGCTGTCCCCGCTCGACCTGGAGCCGGTGTACGCCTCGGTCCGCAAGACCGGCCGCCTGATCACCGTGCACGAAGCCTCGGTCTTCCTGGGCATGGGTGCGGAGATCGCCGCGAAGGTCACCGAGAAGTGCTTCTACTCCCTGGAGGCACCGGTCCTGCGCGTCGGCGCCCCGCACACCCCCTACCCGCCGTCGCGGGTCGAGGAGGAGTTCCTGCCGGACCTGGACCGAGTGCTGGACGCCGTCGACCGCGCGTTCGCGTTCTAA